One Actinomycetota bacterium DNA window includes the following coding sequences:
- a CDS encoding RnfABCDGE type electron transport complex subunit D: MNENSTRKGYQLSSSPHISAKNSCSRIMLLVIAALLPVTAWAIWNMGMVAVGLLVACIGSTVGTEALWNIVAKRSQTISDGSALLTGLLLALALPPHTPLWVAVAGGIVSIGLGKMIFGGLGWNLFNPALVGRAFIAISWAGVLSEQPVPGGWFRGIDLPAPEGLDAITGATRLAIAATDRAAEGAYGFDLQAQYLPLLFLNLEGSLGEISGALLLLGGLMLIALKIIDWRIPLGYLGTVGALSWLFGIDPIFTILAGGIMLGAFFMATDYVTSPMTKTGRFIFGCGCGLINIVARTFGPGPEATTFAILFMNGLVPLIDKVTAPRVFGWRKSDG, from the coding sequence ATGAATGAAAACTCGACCCGCAAAGGCTACCAGCTTTCTTCCTCGCCCCATATAAGCGCGAAGAATAGTTGTAGCCGAATAATGTTGCTGGTGATAGCCGCCTTGTTGCCTGTTACAGCCTGGGCGATCTGGAACATGGGAATGGTTGCGGTGGGCCTGCTTGTTGCCTGCATAGGTTCTACCGTTGGAACAGAGGCACTTTGGAATATTGTTGCGAAGAGGTCTCAGACTATCTCCGACGGAAGCGCGCTACTTACCGGCCTGTTACTTGCCTTAGCGCTTCCTCCACACACTCCTTTGTGGGTTGCCGTGGCTGGAGGTATCGTTTCGATCGGTCTTGGAAAGATGATCTTTGGCGGACTCGGGTGGAATCTCTTTAATCCTGCGCTTGTCGGCAGGGCCTTTATCGCCATTTCATGGGCCGGGGTGCTCTCCGAGCAACCGGTTCCAGGCGGCTGGTTTCGGGGTATCGATCTTCCCGCACCAGAAGGACTGGATGCCATTACGGGTGCGACACGACTTGCGATTGCGGCCACTGACAGGGCTGCGGAGGGAGCATACGGCTTTGATCTGCAAGCCCAGTACCTCCCGCTGCTTTTCTTGAATCTTGAGGGTTCTTTGGGTGAGATATCCGGAGCGCTTTTGTTGCTTGGCGGATTGATGCTCATTGCGCTAAAAATTATCGATTGGAGAATTCCCCTAGGCTACCTGGGCACAGTGGGCGCACTGTCCTGGCTTTTTGGGATCGATCCCATATTTACTATCCTGGCCGGCGGTATCATGCTTGGCGCATTCTTTATGGCAACCGACTATGTGACTTCACCTATGACTAAAACCGGCCGCTTCATCTTTGGCTGCGGATGCGGGCTTATAAACATTGTCGCGAGAACGTTTGGCCCGGGACCAGAAGCGACAACCTTCGCGATACTGTTCATGAACGGGCTTGTCCCGCTTATCGATAAAGTTACAGCTCCAAGAGTCTTTGGATGGAGGAAGAGTGATGGATAG